Proteins encoded in a region of the Chryseobacterium piperi genome:
- the putP gene encoding sodium/proline symporter PutP, whose product MQVYEGISVGLYLLLMIAIGIYSYRKSTSNSEEFLIGGRKMGAAVTALSAGAADMSGWLLMGVPGAMYFTGISSIWIAIGLTIGAYLNYLIIAPRLRIYTEVAQNAITLPVFFENRFKNKNHLLKITSSIFILVFFTLYTSAGMVSGGKLFESAFRMDYTTGLLLTSLVVVLYTFLGGFLAVSLTDFVQGTIMVLALVIVPIVAISQIGSVQETYSLIEAKDPKYLDLFKGTTTVSIVSLLAWGLGYCGQPHILVRFMAIDKPKDLIKARRIGITWMIFTVAGALAIGLVGIAYLQKFDTQTMLKFDGSKTEAETIFIYFSRVLFHPFISGFLLTAILAAVMSTISSQLLVTSSSLTEDIYKAFLNKKATPKQLLIASRLSVLLVAVVAMLLSLNPQDSILNLVGNAWAGFGSAFGPLILLSLLWKKTTWQGGLAGMLVGGITVLAWVYLQHSFKDWYEMIPGFILSLVTNIIVSLLTYKPDEAIESEFDEVNKIVNE is encoded by the coding sequence ATGCAAGTATATGAAGGGATTTCTGTGGGGTTATACCTGTTGTTAATGATAGCAATAGGGATATATTCTTATAGAAAATCAACCAGTAATTCGGAGGAATTTTTAATAGGCGGAAGAAAAATGGGAGCAGCGGTCACCGCATTATCTGCAGGAGCGGCTGATATGAGTGGCTGGTTACTGATGGGTGTTCCGGGTGCCATGTATTTTACAGGTATTTCCAGTATATGGATCGCTATTGGTTTGACCATAGGTGCCTACCTCAATTACCTTATTATAGCACCGAGGCTCAGGATTTATACGGAAGTAGCACAAAATGCAATCACTTTACCGGTATTTTTTGAGAACCGTTTTAAAAATAAAAATCATCTTCTGAAGATTACTTCTTCCATTTTTATTCTCGTATTCTTTACCCTTTATACATCAGCGGGGATGGTTTCCGGAGGAAAATTGTTTGAATCAGCTTTCAGAATGGACTATACAACTGGTCTGCTACTTACAAGTTTAGTCGTAGTGCTCTATACTTTTTTGGGAGGTTTTCTGGCGGTAAGCCTTACAGACTTTGTACAGGGAACGATTATGGTGTTGGCGTTGGTTATTGTTCCGATAGTAGCTATTTCCCAAATAGGGAGTGTTCAGGAAACATATTCATTGATTGAGGCTAAAGATCCTAAATATTTAGATTTATTCAAAGGGACCACTACAGTAAGCATTGTGTCTTTATTGGCATGGGGATTAGGATACTGTGGACAACCACACATCCTGGTGCGTTTTATGGCGATTGACAAACCTAAGGATTTGATTAAGGCAAGAAGAATAGGAATTACATGGATGATTTTTACTGTAGCAGGAGCTTTAGCTATAGGTCTGGTTGGTATTGCTTATCTGCAAAAATTTGATACGCAGACTATGCTTAAATTCGATGGATCAAAAACGGAGGCAGAGACTATTTTTATCTATTTTTCCCGTGTATTGTTTCATCCGTTTATTTCAGGGTTTTTACTTACCGCAATTTTAGCGGCTGTAATGAGTACGATTTCTTCCCAGTTATTGGTGACTTCCAGCTCATTGACAGAAGATATTTATAAAGCATTTTTGAATAAAAAAGCGACACCGAAGCAATTGCTGATTGCCAGCAGACTCTCTGTTTTGCTGGTTGCTGTTGTGGCAATGCTTTTATCATTAAATCCTCAGGATAGTATCCTTAATTTGGTTGGGAATGCATGGGCAGGTTTTGGTTCTGCATTCGGACCATTAATTCTCCTTTCGCTTTTATGGAAAAAAACGACATGGCAGGGTGGTCTTGCCGGGATGTTGGTAGGAGGAATTACTGTATTGGCTTGGGTGTACCTTCAACATTCATTCAAAGATTGGTACGAAATGATTCCAGGATTTATACTTTCCCTGGTTACTAATATTATTGTTTCGTTATTAACCTATAAACCGGACGAGGCTATTGAAAGTGAGTTTGATGAGGTTAATAAAATAGTTAATGAATAA
- a CDS encoding amidohydrolase, giving the protein MKILKIPFHAMKSNKSNYSKRFNYRYLYLFLLLVFTSCKTSINELTSNGDSNEMLMMNGKIFTGDRNNPYAEAVLVRDKRIVAVGSLNEVKSKAQDPETVDLGGRLLVPGLVDTHVHAFFAGYATLAAELPFQVLPPAQLSSFAEQARTSGQGLVGDVLRIGNANLDYWNDLSVLDNIFNNPPFENIPVIIAGMDAHTGWSNRTMLARAGIDQNYIGSLSQEQRRFYGFDAQLNPNGYTVDDGWDYVLANVPPVPAGTLLEAGRAAIRTLNSYGITAWLDPMGNGRPVAPLFSWRPTQNDEGLLPTYRSLSQSGELTGRVAAMVLLHARSEPAELSVVEALRQRYANVPNLTIPGIKILGDGVLEYPAQTAAISIPYINSGSLGALGFEPAQFARLVTAADARGLIVHTHAIGDRAVRETLNAIEAARQSNGPSGPSHTIVHLQIVNPSDRPRFKQLNVLAGMQLLWKEPGLESNELLQPYVNPGLLTNMYSGRRLLDAGATLVSGSDWPVSTPNPFASIAMIANNPASEVVTPEEMLYSFTSDAARALGMEDRVGRIAPGRLADMALLDRDLTVIPAGEIESTRVLWTMFDGRFVYRTE; this is encoded by the coding sequence ATGAAAATTCTTAAGATTCCATTTCATGCGATGAAATCGAATAAGAGCAATTATTCCAAACGCTTTAATTATAGGTATTTATACCTTTTTCTTTTATTAGTATTTACTTCATGTAAAACCAGTATTAATGAATTGACATCCAATGGTGATAGCAATGAAATGTTGATGATGAATGGTAAGATATTTACCGGAGACAGAAATAACCCTTATGCAGAAGCGGTATTGGTCCGTGATAAACGGATTGTTGCAGTGGGGTCGCTAAATGAGGTTAAATCAAAGGCTCAGGATCCGGAAACAGTTGACCTTGGAGGAAGATTATTGGTGCCAGGGCTTGTAGATACTCATGTTCATGCTTTTTTTGCGGGTTATGCTACATTGGCGGCAGAGTTGCCGTTTCAGGTTTTGCCACCTGCGCAACTTTCTTCTTTTGCAGAACAGGCACGAACCAGCGGACAGGGTTTGGTAGGAGATGTTCTGCGTATCGGGAACGCCAATCTTGACTATTGGAATGACCTTTCCGTACTAGACAATATATTCAATAATCCTCCTTTTGAAAATATTCCGGTGATTATTGCAGGTATGGATGCGCATACCGGATGGTCTAACCGTACGATGCTTGCAAGAGCGGGCATTGATCAGAATTATATAGGATCTTTGTCGCAGGAACAGCGTCGTTTCTATGGATTTGATGCACAGCTCAATCCTAACGGTTATACTGTAGATGATGGATGGGATTATGTATTGGCTAATGTTCCGCCGGTTCCTGCCGGTACCTTGCTTGAAGCGGGTCGTGCTGCTATACGTACTCTAAACAGTTATGGAATTACTGCCTGGTTGGACCCTATGGGAAATGGGCGTCCGGTAGCCCCTCTTTTCTCGTGGAGACCTACGCAAAATGATGAGGGATTATTACCGACTTACAGAAGTCTTTCTCAAAGTGGTGAGCTTACCGGAAGGGTAGCTGCAATGGTATTATTGCATGCCCGTAGCGAGCCGGCAGAGCTGTCTGTTGTAGAAGCTTTGCGCCAACGATATGCTAATGTACCTAATCTTACTATACCGGGAATTAAAATTTTGGGAGACGGAGTTTTAGAATATCCCGCACAAACAGCAGCGATCAGTATACCTTATATTAACAGCGGAAGTTTGGGAGCGTTAGGCTTTGAGCCTGCTCAGTTTGCAAGGTTAGTAACTGCTGCTGACGCCAGAGGACTTATTGTACACACTCATGCAATAGGAGATCGTGCAGTACGGGAAACGCTTAATGCTATTGAAGCTGCCAGGCAATCGAATGGACCATCTGGCCCTTCCCATACCATTGTCCATTTGCAAATTGTGAATCCATCCGACAGACCCAGATTTAAACAACTTAATGTACTGGCAGGAATGCAATTGTTGTGGAAAGAGCCGGGATTGGAAAGTAATGAATTGCTGCAACCTTATGTAAATCCTGGTTTGCTAACAAATATGTATTCCGGAAGAAGATTGTTGGATGCAGGAGCTACATTAGTTAGCGGTAGTGACTGGCCGGTGTCCACTCCTAATCCTTTTGCTTCTATTGCTATGATTGCGAATAATCCAGCCTCTGAAGTTGTCACGCCCGAAGAGATGTTGTATTCTTTCACCAGTGACGCTGCCCGTGCATTGGGAATGGAAGATCGTGTAGGAAGAATTGCTCCGGGAAGATTGGCAGATATGGCATTGCTGGATCGTGATTTAACGGTGATCCCTGCTGGAGAAATAGAAAGTACACGAGTGCTTTGGACTATGTTTGACGGACGATTTGTTTATAGAACAGAATAA
- a CDS encoding IS110 family RNA-guided transposase encodes MKNVIIGIDVSKLTLDISVLIDSTFQFFTIENTVKALKKFFKEFKEHQVMIAMENTGRYNYHLYEVLPLFEFKVYVINPLHIKRSIGLVRGKNDKIDSKRIALFLEKHHIDLRIWSPCSKTLQKIKLLNTERRLRVKIRAALLTQLADQSLLKGMQDKDLLKLNKDFIALLDKQISFIEDKILYLIENDEVLKDQYHRIQTIPGVGKVLAANMLIKTNGFTEIQSAREMSCYAGVAPFEYQSGTSLKYKSKVSPLADKELKKILHLAAMSAIRFKNDLAVYYLRKVSEGKNKMSVLNAVRNKIIHRIYSLIKNKTFYQNQLEMS; translated from the coding sequence ATGAAAAATGTAATTATTGGCATTGATGTGAGCAAGCTTACTCTCGATATTAGTGTACTTATTGATTCTACCTTTCAGTTTTTTACGATAGAAAACACGGTAAAAGCATTAAAAAAGTTTTTTAAAGAATTTAAAGAACACCAAGTGATGATAGCTATGGAGAATACTGGCCGTTATAATTATCACCTTTATGAAGTTTTACCCCTTTTTGAATTTAAGGTTTATGTTATTAATCCACTTCATATAAAGAGAAGTATAGGCCTGGTAAGAGGTAAGAATGACAAAATAGACAGTAAAAGAATCGCTTTATTCTTAGAAAAACACCATATTGATCTACGTATCTGGAGTCCTTGCAGTAAAACACTACAAAAAATCAAACTCTTAAATACTGAGAGAAGACTCCGTGTTAAAATAAGAGCAGCTTTACTCACCCAGTTAGCAGACCAGTCGCTTCTAAAAGGAATGCAGGATAAAGACCTTTTAAAACTCAATAAGGACTTCATTGCCTTATTAGACAAACAGATTTCATTCATTGAAGATAAAATCCTCTATCTTATTGAAAATGACGAAGTCTTGAAAGATCAATATCATCGAATTCAAACGATACCAGGTGTAGGCAAAGTTTTGGCTGCTAACATGCTTATTAAAACCAACGGCTTTACCGAGATACAATCTGCCAGAGAAATGTCCTGCTATGCTGGTGTAGCGCCATTTGAGTATCAATCTGGTACTTCATTGAAGTACAAATCAAAAGTATCCCCCCTGGCAGATAAGGAATTAAAAAAAATTCTTCATCTCGCTGCAATGAGCGCTATTCGGTTTAAAAATGATTTGGCTGTCTACTATCTAAGAAAAGTGTCAGAAGGTAAAAATAAAATGTCTGTTTTAAATGCGGTACGAAACAAAATTATACACCGAATTTATTCGTTAATTAAAAACAAAACTTTTTATCAAAATCAATTGGAAATGTCATAG
- a CDS encoding M1 family metallopeptidase: protein MKKGLLVLFLVAFNSYYHAQVQSRPGVESGVSYELAQLRKSTLSEIKYDINLKIPESKSERILGTETLTFNYKKQNDTPLQIDFKEEAASLKSVSVNGKMIKPVLKEEHVIIDGKYLKLGSNQIHFTFLAGDGALNRRDGYLYALFVPDRARTVFPCFDQPNLKANYSLVLTIPEKWSAIANGKLKETTQQKGTKTLSFALSDLLPTYLFSFAAGDFKNYTQKIDQQDSRILYRETDSVKIKNSMDSIFTLYRNSLAYFEKWTGIPHPFQKHGMIAVPDFQFGGMEHPGAILFQNSTLFLDKNATQDQLNNRSNLVAHEVAHLWFGDMVTMDWFNDVWMKEVFANFMADKSTGASSDKSVYDLKFLTGHFPAAYSVDRTLGANPIRQTLDNLKNAGMMYGPIIYNKAPIMMRQLELLIGEDNFRKGISEYLKKYAYSNATWPDLIAILDSHTQEDLQSWNKVWVNDPGRPVIDYQTEYKGNKIDRFTISQHPEHGKEQKLWPQEFQVSLFYPDRIEKVDIKLTGKSQEISELKGKMKPLFIILNSSGIGYGVFKVDQSAMSDFSMVKDPINRASTYISLYENMLAGTGVTPKELLHFYAGQLERETTELNLRLIMGYISGIYWAFLPEAQRLKESESIEDIVWKALQVQTTKNNKKILFNGYQGVFQSQKAYDRLYTIWKSQTPPQDVSLNDEDFTGLALSLALRNNNNNDLLQEQLTRIKNPDRINRFKIIMKAASSDQKTRDDFFNSLIEKKNRANESAVGSALGYLHHPLRQKTSIAYLPKTLELLQEIQKTGDIFFPDNWLRSSLSSYQDPKVFHIVNEFLSQNPDYNPILKNKILQASENLRRAQVLVK from the coding sequence ATGAAAAAAGGGTTATTAGTATTATTTTTGGTGGCTTTCAATAGTTATTATCATGCACAAGTACAATCCCGGCCTGGGGTAGAATCTGGTGTCTCATATGAACTGGCTCAGTTGAGAAAAAGTACATTAAGTGAGATCAAATATGATATCAACTTAAAAATTCCCGAAAGTAAATCAGAAAGGATTTTAGGAACCGAAACTCTTACTTTCAATTATAAAAAACAAAATGATACTCCCTTACAGATAGATTTCAAAGAAGAAGCTGCCTCTTTAAAATCTGTATCGGTAAATGGAAAGATGATAAAACCTGTTTTGAAAGAAGAACATGTAATTATTGATGGGAAATACCTGAAATTAGGATCCAATCAGATTCATTTTACGTTTCTTGCCGGTGATGGGGCGTTAAACAGACGTGACGGATATTTATATGCTTTATTTGTTCCGGATCGTGCACGAACTGTTTTTCCGTGTTTTGATCAGCCTAATCTAAAAGCTAACTATTCTTTGGTATTGACCATTCCTGAAAAGTGGAGTGCCATAGCCAATGGAAAATTAAAAGAAACAACCCAACAGAAAGGAACAAAGACATTGAGTTTTGCATTATCAGATTTGCTTCCTACGTATCTGTTTTCTTTTGCTGCCGGTGATTTTAAAAATTACACACAGAAAATCGATCAGCAGGACTCCAGAATTTTATACCGTGAAACAGACTCTGTGAAGATTAAAAACAGCATGGATTCTATCTTCACATTGTACCGGAATTCTCTTGCTTACTTTGAGAAATGGACCGGTATTCCGCATCCTTTTCAAAAGCACGGAATGATTGCTGTTCCTGACTTTCAGTTCGGGGGAATGGAACATCCCGGGGCGATCTTATTTCAAAATTCAACCTTATTTCTAGATAAAAATGCTACCCAAGACCAGCTAAACAATCGTTCGAATCTTGTGGCTCATGAAGTAGCTCATCTCTGGTTTGGAGATATGGTGACAATGGATTGGTTTAACGATGTCTGGATGAAAGAGGTCTTTGCCAATTTTATGGCAGATAAAAGTACCGGAGCTTCTTCGGATAAAAGTGTATATGATCTGAAGTTTTTAACGGGGCATTTTCCGGCGGCTTACTCCGTAGATCGTACTTTAGGGGCTAACCCTATCCGACAGACTTTGGATAATCTGAAAAATGCAGGAATGATGTATGGACCTATTATTTACAACAAGGCACCCATTATGATGCGCCAGTTGGAGTTATTGATCGGAGAGGATAATTTCAGAAAAGGTATTAGTGAATATCTTAAAAAATATGCATACAGTAATGCAACATGGCCGGATCTTATTGCAATTCTGGACAGTCATACGCAAGAAGATTTACAAAGCTGGAATAAGGTATGGGTCAATGATCCCGGAAGGCCTGTTATTGATTACCAAACGGAATATAAAGGGAACAAAATAGATAGATTTACCATCTCTCAACATCCGGAACATGGCAAGGAGCAAAAATTATGGCCTCAAGAGTTCCAGGTTAGCTTATTTTATCCTGATAGAATTGAGAAGGTTGATATAAAGCTTACCGGAAAGAGTCAGGAGATTTCGGAATTGAAAGGAAAAATGAAACCTCTTTTTATTATACTTAACTCATCAGGGATTGGATATGGAGTATTCAAAGTTGATCAATCGGCTATGTCTGATTTTTCGATGGTGAAAGATCCTATAAACCGTGCAAGTACTTATATTTCATTGTATGAAAATATGCTGGCAGGTACAGGGGTGACACCAAAAGAGCTATTACATTTTTATGCAGGGCAGCTGGAAAGAGAAACTACGGAACTGAACCTTCGTCTTATTATGGGATATATTTCTGGAATTTATTGGGCATTTTTACCTGAAGCCCAACGGTTGAAAGAATCTGAAAGTATAGAAGATATTGTATGGAAAGCACTACAGGTACAGACCACTAAAAATAATAAGAAAATATTGTTTAACGGGTATCAGGGAGTTTTTCAGTCTCAAAAGGCATATGATCGTCTTTACACCATATGGAAATCTCAGACTCCACCACAGGATGTATCGTTAAATGATGAAGATTTCACAGGTCTTGCTCTTTCATTAGCTTTACGGAATAACAACAATAATGATTTATTACAGGAGCAATTAACCCGAATTAAGAATCCGGATCGGATCAATCGTTTTAAGATCATTATGAAAGCTGCTTCTTCAGATCAGAAAACCCGGGATGATTTTTTCAACAGTTTAATTGAAAAAAAGAATAGGGCTAATGAATCGGCTGTTGGGTCTGCATTGGGCTATTTGCATCATCCGCTAAGACAAAAAACTTCTATTGCATATCTTCCAAAGACTTTAGAACTTCTCCAGGAGATTCAAAAAACAGGAGATATTTTCTTCCCGGACAACTGGCTTCGTTCTTCTTTGAGTAGTTATCAGGATCCAAAAGTTTTCCATATTGTCAATGAGTTTCTTTCGCAAAATCCGGATTATAATCCTATTCTGAAGAATAAAATTTTACAGGCAAGTGAAAACCTGAGAAGAGCGCAGGTGTTGGTAAAATAA
- a CDS encoding M60 family metallopeptidase, translated as MKKINYFQGIILYLVGSFALSANNHASISHLTSEPQSGKGFLEAPPPSSNQDCIIPADTYTSVSSDQKVSVKAIGTTASSFQPGTNIDKSFDGNLSTIYHSLWNATVLPVVLNYRFDGNTRIDYLRYIPRTDGNTNGNFGKVRISYNTKTVSNLITLLEYDFEQKSSPTKVVFPNGITPLNIQITVTNGAGGFVSCAEMEFYQASSDTNSYANIFADDIYSQLKPGVTQADINQITSPFYKALAQCLFNKTYDLTYRVKNYEVYTPVDVLAKALKTSTYSPFENPTGIFFKKGTKAILFVKDLPNNNISLRVRDFANEANSTDRSYKLEKGLNMIDITDDGLGYINYYNNNTSLPPVTINIVSGTINGIFNANTSTNDDWKTLLANNVYPKLDIIGQYTHLVYDKKPLQQNVPDDGLGFITLYNNIVKLQHIQNGLFKYNKVPKNRMFAWTESKGGWYASGMGAHFDLNWGTPNSTSINKLDLWGVAHEFGHVNQIRPGLKWVGTSDVTNNIYSLWTTHLYGTGHSRYRLDTEVINDTYGNKVAGGRMNAFLNNGIINGELWQFQKGPDKMTNYQNGGDLFVKLAPIWQLMLYYQLAGEGNSWYKPDWSADMAERVRNISPAIEATMSNGRMQLDFMKNFCDIVGEDLTDFFKKAGMLKPVNRRVDDYTPAQLTITQADCDNLVAYASKYPKPASPVIYYLSINSVDAYKNKASIIGTTGVGVTLDGDVLTINHQQWKNVAAFETYDGSTLLRAAIYGTGTRDNSLTKIQLPVQNASVYAVGWDGNKILVYPEVSSSAAKSAEASPAENQLSLYPNPAKILDEVKIKLNNAKGKYKLQVFSYNGKAVIESSGSIEELNNTMGRSLSKLTLGTYLVKLTSVDSGTTYQTKLIRQ; from the coding sequence ATGAAAAAGATTAATTATTTTCAGGGTATCATTCTATACCTTGTTGGTTCGTTTGCATTGAGCGCAAACAATCATGCCTCTATCTCACATCTTACTTCCGAACCTCAATCCGGAAAGGGTTTCCTGGAAGCTCCACCTCCCAGTAGCAATCAAGACTGTATTATTCCTGCTGATACGTACACCTCTGTTTCTTCTGATCAGAAAGTTAGTGTTAAGGCTATAGGAACCACTGCTTCCTCTTTCCAGCCGGGAACCAACATCGATAAGAGTTTCGACGGAAATCTCTCGACCATTTATCATTCTTTGTGGAACGCTACAGTTCTTCCCGTTGTGCTCAATTATCGTTTTGATGGAAATACTCGTATAGACTACCTGAGGTATATCCCCAGAACAGATGGTAATACGAATGGAAATTTTGGAAAAGTAAGGATTAGCTATAATACCAAAACGGTTAGTAATCTGATCACATTACTGGAATATGATTTTGAACAAAAAAGCAGCCCCACTAAAGTCGTATTTCCCAATGGTATTACTCCCTTGAATATACAGATAACAGTGACCAATGGCGCCGGAGGGTTCGTAAGCTGTGCAGAGATGGAGTTTTACCAGGCATCTTCTGACACCAATTCTTATGCTAATATTTTCGCTGACGATATTTATTCTCAACTAAAGCCCGGTGTGACTCAAGCAGATATCAACCAAATTACTTCTCCCTTTTACAAAGCATTGGCACAATGCCTGTTCAACAAAACCTACGATCTCACATACAGGGTTAAGAACTATGAGGTATATACCCCGGTAGATGTACTAGCTAAAGCTTTAAAAACTTCTACTTATAGTCCTTTTGAAAATCCTACCGGTATTTTCTTTAAAAAGGGAACCAAAGCTATTCTCTTTGTCAAAGACCTTCCTAATAATAACATTTCGTTGAGGGTCCGGGATTTTGCCAATGAAGCCAACTCTACAGACCGTTCCTACAAGCTGGAAAAAGGACTCAATATGATAGACATTACAGATGATGGCTTAGGCTACATCAACTATTATAACAACAATACTTCCCTTCCTCCGGTTACCATAAACATTGTATCCGGTACCATCAATGGTATTTTTAATGCAAACACTTCCACGAATGACGACTGGAAAACTTTACTTGCCAACAACGTATATCCAAAACTTGATATCATTGGCCAATATACCCATCTGGTATATGATAAGAAACCACTGCAACAAAATGTCCCTGATGATGGATTGGGTTTCATAACACTTTACAACAATATTGTTAAACTCCAGCACATCCAAAATGGATTATTCAAATACAATAAAGTTCCTAAAAACAGAATGTTTGCCTGGACAGAATCCAAAGGAGGCTGGTATGCATCCGGTATGGGTGCTCATTTTGATCTTAACTGGGGAACACCAAACAGCACCTCTATCAATAAACTTGACCTATGGGGAGTTGCCCATGAGTTTGGCCATGTGAATCAAATTCGTCCGGGACTTAAATGGGTTGGGACTTCTGATGTAACCAACAATATTTATTCGCTATGGACTACCCATTTATATGGAACAGGCCACTCCCGTTATCGCTTAGATACAGAAGTTATTAATGACACCTACGGCAATAAAGTAGCCGGCGGCAGAATGAATGCTTTTCTTAATAACGGAATTATCAACGGTGAGCTATGGCAATTCCAAAAAGGTCCGGATAAGATGACCAATTACCAAAACGGAGGAGATTTATTTGTAAAACTAGCCCCCATCTGGCAACTGATGTTATATTATCAACTGGCCGGAGAAGGCAACAGTTGGTATAAACCCGATTGGTCCGCCGATATGGCTGAGCGGGTAAGAAACATCAGCCCCGCAATAGAAGCAACGATGAGTAACGGAAGAATGCAGCTTGATTTTATGAAAAACTTCTGTGATATCGTGGGTGAAGACCTTACCGATTTCTTTAAAAAAGCAGGAATGCTAAAACCAGTCAACCGAAGAGTAGATGATTACACACCGGCACAACTCACCATAACACAAGCTGATTGTGATAATCTTGTTGCCTATGCTTCTAAGTATCCTAAACCTGCATCTCCGGTTATTTATTATTTAAGTATCAATAGTGTAGATGCTTACAAAAATAAAGCATCTATCATAGGTACTACCGGTGTAGGTGTAACGTTAGACGGTGATGTTCTTACTATCAATCATCAGCAATGGAAAAATGTAGCTGCCTTTGAAACCTATGACGGAAGTACACTCCTTCGTGCTGCCATTTACGGTACCGGTACCAGAGATAACAGTCTGACTAAAATTCAGCTGCCTGTGCAAAATGCCAGCGTATATGCTGTAGGCTGGGATGGTAATAAAATCCTGGTGTATCCTGAAGTTTCCTCTTCAGCAGCCAAAAGTGCAGAGGCTTCACCAGCTGAAAACCAACTTTCTCTTTATCCTAATCCTGCCAAGATATTGGATGAAGTCAAGATTAAATTAAACAATGCGAAAGGAAAATATAAGCTACAAGTCTTCTCCTATAACGGAAAAGCGGTTATAGAATCTTCCGGATCTATCGAAGAGCTCAATAATACTATGGGTAGATCTCTTTCTAAACTGACCTTAGGAACCTATCTTGTGAAATTGACCAGTGTAGATAGCGGAACTACCTACCAGACTAAGCTCATCAGACAATAA
- a CDS encoding nuclear transport factor 2 family protein: MVLLAEKSYNRKKDRFPIVPKKEIKFLDVSDKTASVKLIADEWIDYMHLVKLNGTWKIINVLWQYNDSSHHK, translated from the coding sequence GTGGTTCTATTAGCTGAAAAAAGCTACAATAGAAAAAAAGATAGATTCCCTATTGTTCCCAAAAAAGAGATTAAATTTCTTGATGTTTCAGATAAGACGGCATCAGTTAAACTTATTGCGGATGAGTGGATTGACTATATGCATCTTGTGAAGTTGAATGGTACATGGAAAATTATTAATGTTCTCTGGCAGTATAATGATAGTTCACATCATAAATAA
- a CDS encoding helix-turn-helix domain-containing protein, translating to MEKLRSLRKRRGYTQEYMSNILSTDVSNYCRKENGEVRIFDDEWEKLAKALDVPVEDIKEERTGNVVQNLTFNDSSSNTSTNSQTGNYNQYQYYNIPEYMLENHKEYIDLLKEQVEALKQELEKFKSKK from the coding sequence ATGGAAAAGCTAAGAAGTCTAAGAAAAAGGAGAGGATATACTCAGGAATACATGTCAAATATCCTGTCAACGGATGTTTCCAATTATTGCCGTAAGGAGAATGGGGAGGTCAGAATCTTTGATGATGAGTGGGAAAAGTTGGCGAAAGCTTTAGACGTTCCGGTGGAAGATATTAAAGAAGAAAGAACAGGGAATGTTGTACAAAATCTAACATTTAATGATAGCAGTTCTAACACAAGTACCAATAGTCAAACGGGTAATTATAACCAATACCAATATTATAATATTCCGGAATATATGTTGGAAAACCATAAAGAATATATTGACCTGTTGAAAGAGCAGGTTGAAGCTCTGAAACAGGAATTGGAGAAATTTAAATCTAAGAAATAA
- a CDS encoding REP-associated tyrosine transposase: MKEGYIIRDQEKPHFVTCTVIDWIDIFSRKNYRDVIIESLDFCIKNKGMILYGYVMMTNHLHLIVQSKDNNLSGLLRDFKKFTAKSILEKIQSEPESRREWMLERFSKATETHNRNKTYQFWQYGNHAEEIFTLYFMWDKLNYIHLNPVRAGLVEKGYRYLYSSASNYTYGKGLIEVEIAENPIIDINKKNEFWKYNNYDE, from the coding sequence ATGAAAGAAGGCTATATTATAAGAGATCAGGAGAAACCGCATTTTGTTACCTGTACAGTTATAGACTGGATTGATATTTTTTCACGAAAAAACTACAGGGATGTCATCATAGAGTCATTAGATTTCTGTATTAAGAATAAGGGAATGATTCTTTATGGTTATGTAATGATGACTAATCATCTTCATCTAATAGTACAATCAAAAGATAATAATTTATCAGGCTTATTAAGAGATTTTAAAAAGTTTACAGCTAAAAGTATCCTTGAAAAAATTCAAAGTGAACCTGAAAGCAGAAGAGAATGGATGTTAGAAAGGTTTTCTAAAGCAACGGAAACGCATAATAGAAATAAGACTTATCAGTTTTGGCAATATGGTAATCATGCAGAAGAAATATTTACCTTATACTTCATGTGGGATAAATTGAATTATATTCATCTCAATCCTGTAAGGGCTGGACTTGTTGAAAAAGGATATCGTTATCTTTATTCTTCGGCTAGTAATTATACTTATGGAAAAGGGCTCATTGAGGTTGAGATTGCTGAAAATCCTATTATAGATATTAATAAGAAAAATGAATTTTGGAAATATAATAATTATGATGAGTGA